In the genome of Nocardioides marmoribigeumensis, one region contains:
- a CDS encoding aspartyl/asparaginyl beta-hydroxylase domain-containing protein — protein sequence MGSLLPPDHLRLDLPVDAGALVADLGRLPDDAWVPHFNTGQYSGDWSGVPLVMVGGRPDRLFPEPGSDAPPTATPRLAECPGSAAFLAGLECPVLSARLLRLGPGAEVTEHRDNRLGYVDGEVRLHVPVTTGPGASFRLAGREVAMAPGECWYVDVNEPHAVANHGTAARVHLVVDARLDEWLDRVFQRSLVTALDRA from the coding sequence GTGGGCTCGCTGCTCCCTCCTGACCACCTGCGCCTCGACCTCCCCGTCGACGCGGGCGCACTGGTCGCCGACCTCGGGCGGCTGCCGGACGACGCCTGGGTGCCGCACTTCAACACCGGGCAGTACTCCGGCGACTGGAGCGGCGTCCCCCTGGTCATGGTCGGCGGCCGCCCCGACCGGCTGTTCCCCGAGCCCGGCTCCGACGCCCCGCCCACGGCCACCCCGCGGCTGGCCGAGTGCCCCGGCAGCGCGGCCTTCCTGGCCGGCCTGGAGTGCCCGGTCCTCAGCGCCCGGCTGCTGCGGCTCGGACCCGGGGCCGAGGTGACCGAGCACCGCGACAACCGACTCGGCTACGTCGACGGGGAGGTCCGGCTGCACGTCCCGGTCACCACGGGTCCGGGCGCGAGCTTCCGCCTCGCCGGCCGGGAGGTCGCGATGGCACCCGGCGAGTGCTGGTACGTCGACGTCAACGAGCCGCACGCCGTCGCCAACCACGGGACCGCGGCCCGGGTCCACCTCGTCGTCGACGCCCGCCTCGACGAATGGCTCGATCGGGTGTTCCAAAGGTCCCTGGTCACTGCTCTGGACCGGGCGTAG
- a CDS encoding DUF6916 family protein produces the protein MPELDRRTVLRLGALVPVVGLVTGLAAPAEAAASPYSRSTWSPHVGKTFALSWKGGTATAVLVAIGDLTGAPAGAVTRFSLDLRVASGGTPTGATTLSRNGFGSVSLFLSPVDRGVTDIHALAVVNRL, from the coding sequence ATGCCCGAGCTGGACCGCCGCACCGTCCTGCGCCTCGGCGCCCTCGTGCCCGTCGTCGGGCTCGTCACCGGCCTCGCTGCCCCCGCCGAGGCCGCCGCCTCCCCGTACTCCCGCTCGACCTGGTCGCCGCACGTCGGCAAGACCTTCGCGCTGAGCTGGAAGGGCGGCACGGCCACCGCGGTCCTCGTCGCGATCGGCGACCTCACCGGTGCGCCCGCCGGTGCCGTCACCCGTTTCTCCCTCGACCTGCGCGTCGCCTCCGGAGGCACGCCCACCGGCGCCACGACGCTGTCGCGCAACGGCTTCGGCAGCGTCTCCCTGTTCCTCTCCCCGGTCGACCGGGGCGTCACCGACATCCACGCCCTGGCCGTG